A part of Tessaracoccus timonensis genomic DNA contains:
- the map gene encoding type I methionyl aminopeptidase: protein MSIITPHTVSPVRPVPASIARPEYVGKEGPTPYTGSHVQSDDVIERMRVAGKIAHDAMHEAGKAVAPGVTTDELDRIAHEYMLDHHAYPSSLGYRGFPKSICTSVNEVICHGIPDSRPLEDGDIVKIDCTAFYDGVHGDNCYTFLCGDVSEEHKLLVERTQEALNRGIKAVKPGRPMSVIGRVIESYAKRFGYGVVRDYTGHGVHTQFHSGLVVLHYDEPRLDTRMEPGMTFTIEPMLTLGNYESEVWDDDWTVTTLDKSWCAQFEQTLVVTDDGAEILTA, encoded by the coding sequence GTGAGCATCATTACCCCGCATACCGTCTCCCCCGTCCGCCCAGTTCCCGCGTCGATTGCCCGGCCGGAGTACGTCGGGAAGGAAGGGCCGACCCCCTACACCGGGTCGCATGTGCAGTCCGACGACGTGATCGAGCGCATGCGGGTGGCGGGCAAGATTGCCCACGACGCGATGCACGAGGCCGGCAAGGCCGTCGCGCCCGGCGTTACGACAGATGAGCTCGACCGCATCGCGCACGAGTACATGCTCGACCACCACGCCTACCCGTCGTCGTTGGGGTACCGCGGCTTCCCGAAATCGATCTGTACGTCGGTGAACGAGGTCATTTGCCACGGCATTCCGGATAGCCGCCCGCTCGAAGACGGCGACATCGTGAAGATCGACTGCACCGCGTTCTACGACGGCGTCCACGGCGACAACTGCTACACCTTCCTGTGTGGCGACGTGTCCGAAGAGCACAAGCTGCTCGTCGAGCGCACGCAGGAGGCGCTCAACCGCGGCATTAAAGCAGTGAAGCCCGGGCGGCCGATGTCCGTGATCGGGCGGGTGATCGAGAGCTATGCCAAGCGCTTCGGGTACGGGGTGGTGCGTGACTACACCGGCCACGGCGTGCACACGCAGTTCCATTCCGGGCTCGTGGTGCTGCACTACGACGAGCCACGTCTCGACACACGCATGGAGCCGGGCATGACCTTCACCATCGAGCCGATGCTCACGCTCGGCAACTACGAGTCGGAGGTCTGGGACGACGACTGGACCGTCACCACACTCGACAAGTCGTGGTGCGCCCAGTTCGAGCAAACCCTCGTCGTCACCGACGACGGAGCCGAGATCCTCACCGCCTGA
- a CDS encoding DUF2510 domain-containing protein, whose product MSQPGWYPNPEGRGTPRYWDGAQWHDEKPQKSSPAGWIVGGLLLIATVIVVLVLQPSSIMKPLAAPPEDSRSDRPSVKPWDERTREPDEPAPTEDGGAKPEDCPTVGYPTSEVDANGLLHGGGLTVVAPSADGWSNEPTYMPWMAEQNSVTRQIVPGWVASMDIGTVRAEDGFRNPKQAAAAMVSCMASSWMYDGFTGREDLVNEQVEISGVTGWHIQTNIYVDREDGIEGDLLDVYVFDLGRDGELSVVAGCATIDDASSIEEVRQSLDSIAVE is encoded by the coding sequence ATGAGTCAGCCCGGCTGGTACCCCAACCCGGAAGGCCGCGGTACGCCGCGGTACTGGGATGGTGCCCAATGGCACGACGAGAAACCCCAGAAGTCGTCGCCTGCGGGCTGGATCGTCGGCGGCCTGCTGCTCATCGCGACGGTGATCGTCGTTCTGGTATTGCAACCTTCGAGCATCATGAAACCTCTCGCTGCGCCGCCAGAAGATTCCCGCTCCGATCGTCCGAGCGTGAAGCCGTGGGATGAGCGCACGCGAGAACCCGACGAACCCGCGCCCACCGAGGACGGCGGCGCCAAACCTGAGGACTGCCCCACCGTCGGTTACCCGACGAGTGAAGTGGACGCGAATGGGCTGTTGCATGGCGGCGGGCTCACCGTCGTGGCTCCGAGCGCCGACGGTTGGAGCAACGAGCCCACATATATGCCGTGGATGGCGGAGCAAAACTCGGTGACACGGCAAATCGTGCCGGGCTGGGTGGCGTCGATGGACATCGGTACCGTGCGTGCCGAGGACGGGTTCCGCAACCCGAAGCAGGCTGCGGCGGCGATGGTGTCGTGCATGGCGTCGTCGTGGATGTACGACGGCTTCACTGGTCGCGAAGACCTGGTCAATGAACAGGTGGAGATTTCCGGGGTCACAGGTTGGCATATTCAGACGAACATCTATGTGGACAGGGAGGACGGCATCGAAGGCGACCTACTGGATGTGTACGTCTTCGATCTCGGGCGCGACGGTGAGCTCAGCGTCGTGGCGGGCTGCGCCACCATCGACGATGCCTCCTCCATCGAGGAGGTTCGCCAGTCGCTCGACAGCATCGCCGTCGAGTGA